A window of the Synchiropus splendidus isolate RoL2022-P1 chromosome 6, RoL_Sspl_1.0, whole genome shotgun sequence genome harbors these coding sequences:
- the dusp7 gene encoding dual specificity protein phosphatase 7, translating into MRIHHPRGGSAIVTMLTISSKSVEWLQEELESGAASLLLLDCRPHELYESSHIESAINLAIPGLMLRRLKKGNLPIRSIIPNNEDKEKFVKRCKTDVVVLYDEASSERQESGLGSSVLGLLLHKLRDDGCKAFFLEGGFNKFQSEYPEHCETNLDCSCPSSSPPTSVLGLGGLRISSDCSDGESDREPGSATESEGSPLPNNQPAFPVQILPYLYLGCAKDSTNLDVLSKYNIKYILNVTPNLPNMFEHEGDFKYKQIPISDHWSQNLSQFFPEAISFIDEARSKKCGILVHCLAGISRSVTVTVAYLMQKLNLSLNDAYDFVKRKKSNISPNFNFMGQLLDFERTLGLNSPCDNHSSSPAHEQLFFTTPTNHNVFQLDTLEST; encoded by the exons ATGAGAATTCATCACCCGCGGGGAGGCTCTGCGATCGTGACTATGCTGACGATATCGAGTAAGAGCGTGGAgtggctgcaggaggagctggagtccGGGGCCGCCTCGCTGCTGCTCCTCGACTGCAGACCGCACGAGCTCTACGAGTCCTCGCACATCGAGTCGGCCATCAACCTGGCCATCCCGGGCCTCATGCTCCGCAGGTTGAAGAAGGGAAACTTGCCCATCCGCTCCATCATCCCCAACAACGAGGACAAGGAGAAATTCGTCAAGCGCTGCAAAACAGATGTGGTGGTTCTGTACGACGAGGCGAGCTCGGAGCGCCAGGAGTCCGGGCTGGGGAGCTCGGTGCTCGGGCTGCTCCTGCACAAGCTGCGGGACGACGGCTGCAAGGCTTTCTTCCTGGAAG GAGGGTTCAACAAGTTCCAGTCGGAGTATCCTGAGCACTGCGAGACCAACCTAGACTGTTCCTGTCCCAGCAGTTCCCCCCCAACCTCCGTCCTCGGGCTGGGAGGCCTCCGGATCAGCTCGGACTGCTCGGACGGAGAGTCCGACCGGGAGCCGGGCAGCGCCACCGAGTCGGAAGGCAGCCCGTTGCCAAACAACCAGCCAGCGTTCCCCGTCCAGATCCTGCCATATCTTTACCTGGGCTGTGCCAAAGACTCCACCAACCTAGACGTGCTCAGCAAGTACAATATCAAGTACATCCTCAATGTGACGCCCAACCTGCCCAACATGTTTGAGCATGAAGGGGACTTCAAGTACAAACAGATCCCCATCTCTGATCACTGGAGCCAGAACCTTTCTCAGTTTTTCCCGGAGGCCATTTCATTCATCG ATGAAGCCCGCTCCAAAAAGTGCGGCATCCTGGTGCACTGCCTGGCCGGCATCAGTCGCTCTGTCACCGTCACCGTGGCCTACCTGATGCAGAAGCTCAACCTGTCGCTGAATGACGCCTACGACTTTGTGAAGCGGAAAAAGTCCAACATCTCCCCGAACTTCAACTTCATGGGTCAGCTTCTGGACTTCGAAAGGACGCTGGGCCTCAACAGCCCCTGTGATAACCACTCGTCCTCGCCGGCACACGAGCAGCTCTTCTTCACCACACCGACCAATCACAATGTGTTTCAGCTGGACACGCTCGAGTCCACATGA